In a single window of the Sylvia atricapilla isolate bSylAtr1 chromosome 22, bSylAtr1.pri, whole genome shotgun sequence genome:
- the TMEM88B gene encoding transmembrane protein 88B, which produces MSGQDPEDFGAEIFSEKSRMMPGLPPYDMDEQLLPGEPRSPCCCLAWALLIGAMNSLLFLLNLLLMFVIFTIVLLPTIVVVYFGFQCHSQVLHSSARYCKSILDDNSSSALIILGFVIMSPLLVVAMAIYCSLARRLQLLVCFQPYSLAFYKGGRWCCARSCNRQLKAWV; this is translated from the exons ATGTCTGGTCAGGACCCTGAGGACTTTGGAGCAGAAATCTTCTCGGAAAAGTCTCGGATGATGCCTGGGCTCCCTCCCTATGACATGGATGAGCAGCTCCTTCCCGGGGAGCCCcgcagcccctgctgctgcctggcctgGGCCCTGCTGATAGGAGCCATGAActccctgctcttcctgctcAATTTGCTCCTGATGTTTGTCATTTTTACCATCGTGCTGCTCCCTACCATCGTGGTGGTTTATTTTGGCTTCCAGTGTCACTCCCAG GTGCTGCACTCCTCCGCCCGCTACTGCAAGAGCATCCTGGACGACAacagctcctctgccctcaTCATCCTGGGCTTTGTCATCATGTCCCCTCTGCTGGTGGTGGCCATGGCCATTTACTGCAGCCTGGCCCGGcgcctgcagctcctggtgtgtTTCCAGCCCTACAGCCTGGCCTTTTACAAGGGAGGCCgctggtgctgtgccaggagctgcaaCAGGCAGCTCAAGGCTTGGGTGTGA